In Rhodococcus rhodochrous, a single genomic region encodes these proteins:
- a CDS encoding cation:proton antiporter, whose translation MDTTTLALIELGAVFFGLGVLGRLAARIGMSPIPFYLIGGLCFGNGGFIQLGDIGAFSHIASEIGVVLLLLLLGLEYTANELISGLRRSRIGGLIDLALNAVPGAAVALILGLGPIGAFVLAGVTYISSSGIVAKVLADLGRLGNRETPVVLSILVFEDLAMAVYLPVLTAILAGVSLLGGLEAVAISLGVVTVVLVLVVRYGRYVSVVLDSPDRETLLLKLLGAALLVAGIASALQVSAAVGAFLLGIAISGSTAHNAVRVLEPLRDLFAAIFFVFFGLNTDPTAIPPVLGWAILLAVLTALTKLVTGWIAAAQHGIAVMGRARAGAALIARGEFSIVIAGLAVASGHVDSRLAAIASAYVMITAVLGPVAARVVEPVMRFASARLPGREGRQRLPGDEPELL comes from the coding sequence ATGGACACCACGACACTCGCACTCATCGAACTGGGTGCGGTGTTCTTCGGACTCGGCGTCCTCGGCCGGCTCGCGGCGCGGATCGGCATGTCGCCGATCCCGTTCTATCTGATCGGCGGCCTGTGCTTCGGCAACGGTGGCTTCATCCAGCTCGGCGACATCGGGGCGTTCAGTCACATCGCCAGCGAGATCGGCGTGGTCCTGCTGCTGTTGCTGCTCGGTCTCGAGTACACGGCGAACGAGTTGATCAGCGGTCTGCGGCGCTCCCGGATCGGAGGCCTGATCGACCTCGCTCTGAACGCGGTGCCGGGAGCCGCCGTCGCGTTGATCCTGGGTCTCGGACCCATCGGAGCCTTCGTGCTCGCGGGTGTGACCTACATCTCGTCGTCCGGGATCGTGGCGAAGGTCCTCGCCGATCTGGGGCGCCTCGGCAACCGCGAGACACCGGTCGTCCTGTCGATCCTCGTCTTCGAGGATCTCGCGATGGCCGTCTACCTCCCGGTCCTCACGGCGATCCTGGCGGGCGTGAGTCTGCTCGGCGGCCTCGAAGCCGTCGCGATCTCGCTCGGTGTCGTCACCGTGGTGCTGGTGCTGGTGGTGCGATACGGGCGCTACGTCTCGGTCGTACTCGACAGTCCCGACCGGGAAACCCTGTTGCTCAAGCTGCTCGGCGCGGCGCTGTTGGTGGCGGGGATCGCGTCGGCCCTGCAGGTGTCCGCGGCCGTGGGCGCGTTCCTGCTGGGCATCGCCATCTCCGGTTCGACGGCACACAACGCGGTCCGGGTCCTCGAACCGCTCCGCGATCTGTTCGCCGCCATCTTCTTCGTCTTCTTCGGACTGAACACCGATCCGACGGCGATACCGCCGGTGCTCGGCTGGGCGATCCTGCTGGCTGTACTGACGGCGCTGACGAAGCTCGTCACCGGATGGATCGCGGCGGCCCAGCACGGTATCGCCGTGATGGGGCGGGCGCGCGCCGGCGCGGCACTCATCGCCCGGGGCGAGTTCTCCATCGTGATCGCCGGGCTGGCCGTCGCCTCCGGCCACGTCGACAGTCGCCTCGCGGCGATCGCGTCGGCATACGTGATGATCACCGCGGTGCTCGGTCCGGTAGCCGCGCGGGTCGTCGAACCGGTGATGCGGTTCGCGTCCGCCCGGCTCCCCGGACGCGAGGGACGACAACGTCTTCCAGGAGACGAACCGGAACTTCTCTAG
- a CDS encoding RNA polymerase sigma factor, protein MAATDIHTADSANESAPAAGASSVAGAADSAEGTAPGAKPPAKKTAAKKAPAKKAAAKKAPAKKAAKKTTAKKAAKKATKAAGSGDEDFDATEEADLADLEVSEGDLAGAEDVAVEDEPSEKDKASGDFVWDEEESEALRQARKDAELTASADSVRAYLKQIGKVALLNAEEEVELAKRIEAGLYATHMLQQLAEKGEKLPVAQRRDLNWICRDGNRAKNHLLEANLRLVVSLAKRYTGRGMAFLDLIQEGNLGLIRAVEKFDYTKGYKFSTYATWWIRQAITRAMADQARTIRIPVHMVEVINKLGRIQRELLQDLGREPTPEELAKEMDITPEKVLEIQQYAREPISLDQTIGDEGDSQLGDFIEDSEAVVAVDAVSFTLLQDQLQSVLETLSEREAGVVRLRFGLTDGQPRTLDEIGQVYGVTRERIRQIESKTMSKLRHPSRSQVLRDYLD, encoded by the coding sequence GTGGCAGCCACCGACATCCACACCGCTGATTCCGCCAACGAATCGGCACCCGCTGCGGGCGCTTCGAGCGTCGCAGGCGCTGCGGACTCCGCGGAGGGCACCGCTCCCGGTGCCAAGCCGCCGGCGAAGAAGACCGCTGCGAAGAAGGCCCCCGCGAAGAAGGCAGCCGCCAAGAAGGCTCCTGCGAAGAAGGCAGCCAAGAAGACCACCGCGAAGAAGGCAGCAAAGAAGGCCACGAAGGCTGCAGGTTCGGGCGACGAGGACTTCGACGCCACCGAGGAAGCGGACCTCGCAGACCTCGAGGTCTCGGAGGGTGATCTCGCCGGCGCCGAGGATGTCGCGGTCGAGGACGAGCCCAGCGAGAAGGACAAGGCCTCGGGCGACTTCGTCTGGGACGAGGAGGAGTCCGAAGCGTTGCGTCAGGCACGCAAGGACGCCGAGCTCACCGCCTCGGCCGACTCCGTGCGCGCCTACCTCAAGCAGATCGGCAAGGTCGCCCTCCTCAACGCCGAGGAGGAGGTCGAGCTCGCCAAGCGCATCGAGGCCGGTCTGTACGCGACCCACATGCTGCAGCAGCTGGCGGAGAAGGGCGAGAAGCTCCCCGTCGCCCAGCGCCGCGATCTGAACTGGATCTGCCGCGACGGCAACCGGGCCAAGAACCACCTGCTCGAGGCGAACCTCCGCCTCGTCGTCTCGCTCGCCAAGCGCTACACCGGCCGCGGTATGGCGTTCCTGGACCTGATCCAGGAAGGCAACCTCGGTCTGATCCGCGCGGTCGAGAAGTTCGACTACACCAAGGGTTACAAGTTCTCCACCTACGCGACCTGGTGGATCCGTCAGGCCATCACCCGCGCCATGGCCGACCAGGCCCGCACCATCCGTATCCCGGTGCACATGGTCGAGGTCATCAACAAGCTCGGCCGTATCCAGCGCGAGCTGCTCCAGGATCTGGGCCGCGAGCCCACGCCCGAGGAGCTCGCCAAGGAAATGGACATCACGCCGGAGAAGGTGCTGGAGATCCAGCAGTACGCGCGTGAACCCATCTCGCTCGACCAGACGATCGGCGACGAGGGCGACAGCCAGCTCGGCGACTTCATCGAGGACTCCGAGGCCGTCGTGGCCGTCGACGCCGTCTCCTTCACCCTGCTGCAGGATCAGTTGCAGTCGGTGCTCGAGACCCTGTCCGAGCGCGAAGCGGGCGTCGTGCGTCTGCGCTTCGGCCTCACCGACGGCCAGCCGCGCACCCTCGACGAGATCGGTCAGGTCTACGGCGTGACGCGCGAGCGCATCCGCCAGATCGAGTCGAAGACCATGTCGAAGCTGCGCCACCCCTCGCGGTCGCAGGTACTGCGCGACTACCTCGACTGA
- the ppgK gene encoding polyphosphate--glucose phosphotransferase, producing the protein MAQDVPTDRSTPANHGFGVDIGGSGVKGAVVDLDTGRLVGDRIKILTPQPSTPEAVATTVAQIVEQAGWTGPVGVTLPSVVTGGVARTAANIDKSWIGTDAGSLFSRVLGGRDVSVLNDADAAGIAEDRFGAAKDTDGVVILLTFGTGIGSAVLHNGVLLPNTEFGHMEVDGKEAEHRAASSVKERNDLSYKQWAKEVSRVLTRFEALLWPDLFIAGGGISRKHEKWIPHLTNRTPVVPAELRNAAGIVGAAYAAKTGVTP; encoded by the coding sequence ATGGCACAGGACGTCCCCACGGACCGATCGACTCCCGCCAACCACGGATTCGGAGTCGACATCGGGGGAAGTGGCGTCAAGGGTGCCGTGGTGGATCTCGACACGGGTCGTCTGGTCGGCGACCGGATCAAGATCCTCACTCCGCAACCGTCCACTCCCGAGGCCGTGGCGACGACGGTGGCGCAGATCGTCGAGCAGGCCGGCTGGACGGGTCCCGTCGGCGTGACGTTGCCGAGCGTGGTCACCGGAGGCGTCGCCCGCACCGCCGCCAACATCGACAAGTCGTGGATCGGCACCGACGCCGGGTCCCTCTTCTCGCGGGTGCTCGGCGGTCGGGACGTCTCGGTGCTCAACGACGCGGACGCCGCGGGGATCGCCGAGGACCGCTTCGGTGCCGCCAAGGACACCGACGGCGTGGTCATCCTCCTGACCTTCGGCACCGGGATCGGTTCGGCCGTGCTGCACAACGGTGTACTGCTGCCCAACACCGAGTTCGGGCACATGGAGGTCGACGGCAAGGAAGCCGAACACCGCGCCGCCTCGTCGGTCAAGGAACGCAACGACCTGTCGTACAAGCAGTGGGCAAAGGAGGTCTCCCGTGTCCTCACCCGCTTCGAGGCTCTGCTCTGGCCCGACCTGTTCATCGCCGGCGGCGGCATCAGCCGCAAGCACGAGAAGTGGATCCCGCACCTGACCAACCGCACCCCGGTGGTCCCCGCCGAACTGCGCAACGCGGCGGGAATCGTAGGGGCTGCATATGCTGCGAAAACAGGTGTCACTCCCTGA
- a CDS encoding inositol monophosphatase family protein, translating to MCSDRFVHAQRTLPESELSELRDVAVTVAREAASYVRARRVELFGPPGSGEAARVGTKSTATDPVTAADTESEELIRRRLAELRPGDAFLGEETGSDHGTSAAAGGVVWVVDPIDGTVNFVYGLPASAVSVAARVDGRSVAGAVVDIASGETFSAAEGLGAHLDLDGTRVPLRCNPVTDPRLALVATGFSYSPARRARQGQLVAALLPRVRDIRRVGAAALDLCMVAAGRVDAHYEHGLGPWDWAAGALVAAEAGAVVRVPSGTGDDGELTVAAAPGIAADFETLLAEIGALDAIPN from the coding sequence CTGTGTTCGGATCGGTTCGTGCACGCACAGAGAACACTCCCCGAATCCGAGTTGTCCGAACTGAGGGACGTGGCGGTGACCGTCGCACGTGAGGCCGCGTCCTACGTCCGTGCACGCCGGGTCGAACTGTTCGGTCCTCCGGGCTCGGGGGAGGCCGCCCGTGTCGGGACGAAATCGACGGCGACCGATCCCGTCACCGCCGCCGACACCGAGAGCGAGGAACTCATCCGGCGCCGGCTCGCGGAACTGCGGCCGGGCGACGCCTTCCTCGGTGAGGAGACTGGGAGCGACCACGGGACGTCGGCGGCCGCGGGCGGCGTCGTCTGGGTGGTCGATCCCATCGACGGCACGGTCAACTTCGTCTACGGACTCCCTGCCTCGGCGGTCTCGGTGGCCGCACGGGTCGACGGGCGCTCGGTGGCCGGTGCCGTCGTCGACATCGCATCGGGGGAGACGTTCTCGGCGGCAGAGGGCCTCGGTGCCCATCTGGACCTCGACGGCACGCGGGTGCCGTTGAGATGCAATCCCGTGACGGATCCGCGACTGGCGCTCGTGGCGACCGGCTTCTCGTACTCACCGGCACGGCGCGCGCGTCAGGGGCAGCTGGTGGCGGCGTTGCTACCGAGGGTGCGTGACATCCGGCGGGTAGGAGCGGCCGCCCTGGACCTGTGCATGGTCGCGGCCGGCAGGGTCGACGCCCACTACGAACACGGACTCGGTCCCTGGGACTGGGCGGCGGGGGCACTCGTCGCCGCGGAAGCCGGTGCGGTGGTGCGTGTCCCGAGCGGCACCGGGGACGACGGGGAGCTCACGGTCGCGGCCGCGCCGGGGATCGCCGCCGATTTCGAAACTCTGCTCGCCGAAATCGGAGCGCTCGACGCAATTCCGAATTGA
- the cei gene encoding envelope integrity protein Cei, whose translation MVSLITEGSATDDRGRPFRRRRMVPAAVAGAVLAAATIVVWTSVFTSSEPVTTTVACNAPPTEATDPEGPQPAPLGEVVDRSTLLEVEPAPLAATRVRVYNANGERGQATHVAAQLSDYGFSSPPDVQAGNDPVYVDQNMQCQGQIRFGEAGRAAASSVWLLAPCAELVQDTREDDTVDLALGTYFRDISPGADAEEVLRALREVPVGEQTAPLDLDLLTAARNARC comes from the coding sequence GTGGTTTCCCTGATCACCGAAGGAAGCGCAACCGATGACCGCGGCCGCCCGTTCCGTCGGCGCCGGATGGTTCCGGCCGCCGTGGCGGGTGCCGTCCTCGCCGCCGCCACCATCGTCGTGTGGACCTCCGTGTTCACCTCGTCCGAGCCCGTCACGACCACCGTGGCATGCAACGCTCCCCCGACCGAGGCCACCGATCCCGAAGGCCCGCAGCCGGCGCCACTCGGCGAGGTCGTGGACCGATCGACGCTGCTCGAGGTCGAACCCGCTCCCCTGGCGGCCACCCGGGTCCGGGTCTACAACGCCAACGGCGAACGCGGCCAGGCGACGCATGTGGCCGCGCAACTGAGCGATTACGGTTTCTCGAGCCCGCCCGACGTGCAGGCCGGCAACGATCCGGTCTACGTCGACCAGAACATGCAGTGCCAGGGGCAGATCCGCTTCGGCGAGGCCGGGCGCGCGGCCGCATCCTCGGTGTGGTTGCTCGCCCCGTGCGCCGAACTGGTGCAGGACACACGCGAGGACGACACGGTCGATCTCGCGCTGGGGACCTACTTCCGGGACATCTCTCCCGGGGCCGACGCCGAGGAGGTCCTGCGGGCGCTGCGCGAGGTCCCGGTGGGCGAGCAGACGGCTCCGCTCGACCTCGATCTGCTCACGGCCGCACGCAATGCCCGCTGCTGA
- a CDS encoding DUF4193 domain-containing protein has protein sequence MATDYDAPRRTDSDDVSEDSLEELKARRNEAQSAVVDVDESDTAESFELPGADLSGEELSVRVVPKQADEFTCSSCFLVHHRSRLASEENGVMICRDCAA, from the coding sequence ATGGCGACTGACTACGACGCACCCCGGCGGACCGACAGCGACGATGTGTCGGAGGATTCACTCGAGGAACTGAAGGCCCGGCGCAACGAGGCCCAGTCCGCGGTGGTGGACGTCGACGAATCGGATACCGCCGAGTCCTTCGAGTTGCCCGGGGCGGATCTGTCCGGAGAAGAACTGTCGGTGCGTGTCGTCCCGAAGCAGGCCGACGAGTTCACCTGCTCGAGCTGTTTCCTGGTGCATCACCGGAGCAGGCTCGCGAGCGAGGAGAACGGAGTCATGATCTGCAGGGACTGCGCCGCGTAG
- a CDS encoding DUF3093 domain-containing protein — protein MWVPWWWWPIGLGVAALLAAELHMGAPGMYAWLPYVLLLPVPIWVLTWLSRSRVEVVGGELVVGRAHLPVDVISRGVVVPASAKSAAMGRQLDPAAFVQHRPWVRTMALVVLDDPEDPTPYWLVSTRRPAELLAALGCDESGRKDGRTDR, from the coding sequence ATGTGGGTGCCGTGGTGGTGGTGGCCGATCGGGCTCGGTGTGGCCGCTCTGCTCGCGGCCGAGCTGCACATGGGCGCCCCGGGGATGTACGCGTGGCTGCCCTACGTCCTTCTGCTCCCCGTCCCGATCTGGGTCCTGACCTGGCTCTCACGCAGCCGGGTCGAGGTGGTCGGCGGCGAACTCGTCGTCGGTCGCGCACATCTGCCCGTCGACGTGATCTCGCGGGGTGTGGTGGTTCCGGCATCGGCCAAGAGCGCCGCGATGGGACGCCAGCTCGATCCGGCAGCGTTCGTCCAGCACCGTCCCTGGGTGCGGACCATGGCACTCGTCGTGCTCGACGACCCGGAGGATCCGACTCCCTACTGGCTGGTGAGCACGCGGCGGCCTGCCGAACTGCTCGCGGCGCTGGGTTGCGACGAGTCGGGCCGCAAGGACGGCCGGACCGACAGGTAG